One genomic region from Ralstonia pseudosolanacearum encodes:
- the fliD gene encoding flagellar filament capping protein FliD — protein sequence MATTTSTTSTTSTTSAGTISFPGIGTSIDVSTLVTKLMSVESQPLTLLQSTQTSYQAQLSAVGTLKSSLSTFQSSLSSLTSLSGFTSMKASGYDTSVLSASVTSSAPSGTYAVNVTQLAQAQVLAAQGQTSTTAAIGSGASTTISFQFGTVSGGTLSSGKYTGATFTQNGNLTGGSITINSSNNTLAGIRDAINSANLGVSASIVNDGSSTPDRLVLTSTAGGSSSEMKISVSGDSTLASLLSNDPAGTQNMSEVTTGQNAQATINGIAVQSATNTLSNVVDGTSLTLSKTGSTTVSVANDSSATTTGVVNFVKAYNALRISLNSLTNIDTSNSANNGALASDVSTKTLINQITDVLGQAIGSGTYQSLGSIGVTIGSDGTLSIDNTKLSAAITASPSQVAGLFAGAGTATDALVSVPSFSDSTQAGTYAVNVTQLATQGSLKGSAAANTTITQGTNDTLAITVSNITTNITVPAGSYTASSLAAQIQSQLNASTGLQNAGITASVAADSSGVLTFTSSQYGSTSNVSISGNGASSLVGSSPTSVTGLDVQGTINGVAATGSGQNLSGATGTAVDGLTVKVAGGAVGSRGTVNVQRGYAAQLNTVMTNLLSTTGMVQNETDSINNSLTSLASRISTMQSQLSAKEALYYTQFNTLSALVASMTNTSTYLTTQLAAIAKQTSSSSS from the coding sequence ATGGCGACCACCACGAGCACCACAAGCACCACCAGTACCACCAGCGCGGGGACGATTTCCTTCCCGGGCATCGGCACGAGCATCGATGTCTCCACGCTGGTCACCAAGCTGATGAGTGTGGAAAGCCAGCCGCTGACGCTGCTGCAGAGTACGCAGACGTCGTACCAGGCACAGCTGTCCGCGGTGGGCACGCTCAAGAGTTCGCTCTCGACCTTTCAGTCTTCGCTCTCGAGCCTGACCTCGCTGTCGGGCTTCACCTCGATGAAGGCGAGCGGCTATGACACCTCGGTCCTGAGCGCCTCGGTGACGAGCTCGGCCCCGTCGGGCACCTACGCCGTCAACGTGACCCAGCTTGCGCAAGCGCAGGTCCTGGCGGCGCAGGGGCAGACCTCGACCACCGCCGCCATCGGCAGCGGCGCCTCGACCACGATTTCGTTCCAGTTCGGCACCGTGTCGGGCGGCACGCTGTCCAGCGGCAAGTACACCGGCGCGACGTTCACGCAGAACGGCAACCTGACCGGCGGTTCGATCACCATCAATTCGTCGAACAACACCCTGGCCGGCATTCGCGATGCGATCAACTCGGCCAACCTGGGCGTATCGGCCAGCATCGTCAACGATGGCAGCAGCACGCCCGACCGTCTGGTGCTGACCTCCACGGCGGGCGGCTCCAGCTCGGAGATGAAGATTTCGGTGTCGGGCGATTCGACCCTGGCCTCGCTGCTGTCGAACGATCCGGCCGGCACGCAGAACATGAGCGAGGTCACCACGGGCCAGAACGCCCAGGCGACCATCAATGGCATTGCCGTGCAGAGCGCGACCAACACGCTGTCGAACGTGGTCGACGGAACCTCGCTGACGTTGTCCAAGACCGGCAGCACCACGGTCTCGGTCGCCAACGACTCGTCGGCCACCACCACCGGCGTGGTCAATTTCGTCAAGGCCTACAACGCGCTGCGCATTTCGCTGAACTCGCTCACCAACATCGATACCAGCAACAGCGCCAACAACGGTGCGCTGGCGAGCGACGTCAGCACCAAGACGCTGATCAACCAGATCACCGATGTGCTCGGCCAGGCCATCGGCTCGGGCACCTATCAGTCGCTGGGCAGCATCGGCGTGACGATCGGTTCGGACGGCACGCTGTCGATCGACAACACTAAGCTGTCGGCCGCGATCACCGCATCGCCCAGCCAGGTGGCGGGCCTGTTCGCGGGCGCCGGCACGGCCACGGATGCGCTGGTGTCGGTGCCGAGCTTCTCGGATTCGACCCAGGCGGGCACCTACGCCGTCAACGTAACGCAACTGGCCACGCAGGGCTCGCTGAAAGGCTCGGCGGCGGCCAATACGACGATCACGCAGGGCACGAACGACACGCTGGCGATTACCGTCAGCAACATCACCACCAATATCACGGTGCCGGCCGGCAGCTACACGGCCTCGAGCCTGGCGGCGCAGATCCAGAGTCAGCTCAACGCCTCGACCGGTTTGCAGAACGCAGGGATCACGGCCTCCGTGGCGGCGGACTCCAGCGGCGTGCTGACGTTCACCTCCAGCCAGTACGGCTCAACGTCGAACGTCTCGATCTCGGGCAACGGCGCTTCGTCGCTGGTGGGCAGCAGCCCGACCTCGGTGACCGGCCTGGACGTGCAGGGCACCATCAACGGTGTGGCGGCAACCGGGTCGGGCCAGAACCTGTCCGGCGCCACCGGCACGGCGGTCGACGGCCTGACCGTGAAGGTGGCCGGCGGTGCGGTCGGCAGCCGCGGTACCGTGAACGTGCAGCGTGGCTATGCCGCGCAGCTCAACACGGTGATGACGAACCTGCTGTCCACCACCGGCATGGTGCAGAACGAGACCGACTCCATCAACAACTCGCTGACGTCGCTGGCGAGCCGGATCAGCACCATGCAGTCGCAACTGAGCGCCAAAGAGGCGCTGTACTACACGCAGTTCAACACGCTGTCTGCACTGGTGGCCAGCATGACGAATACCAGCACCTATCTGACCACGCAGCTGGCGGCCATCGCGAAGCAGACGTCGTCGAGCAGCAGCTGA
- the fliG gene encoding flagellar motor switch protein FliG gives MSAEGLQRSAILLMSLGENEAAEVLKHLGPREVQKLGATMAALKNVSRDRVLDAFDAFFVEAEDLPLDIDSNEYIRSVFRKALGDDRAANIIDRILSGGDTSGIEGLKWMDASSVAELIRNEHPQIIATILVHLDRDQASEILTYFTERLRNDTVLRIATLDGIQPSALRELNEVLTALLQGNDHRKKSTLGGVLTAAEILNLVPSALESSVIEGVRSRDPELADAIVEKMFVFDNLIDLDNRSLQTMLREVGQDVLVVALKGAKQEFRDKVFANMSQRAGQMLKEELEVLGPVKVSEVETQQKEILQIARRLADEGEITIGRKAEDAYV, from the coding sequence ATGAGCGCCGAAGGACTCCAACGCAGCGCCATCCTGCTGATGTCGCTCGGCGAAAACGAAGCCGCCGAGGTGCTCAAGCACCTGGGCCCGCGCGAAGTGCAGAAGCTGGGCGCCACCATGGCCGCGCTCAAGAACGTCTCGCGCGACCGCGTGCTCGATGCCTTCGACGCGTTCTTCGTCGAGGCCGAAGACCTGCCGCTGGACATCGACTCCAACGAGTACATCCGCTCCGTCTTCCGCAAGGCCCTGGGCGACGACCGCGCCGCCAACATCATCGACCGCATCCTGTCGGGCGGCGATACCAGCGGCATCGAAGGCCTGAAGTGGATGGACGCCTCGTCGGTGGCCGAACTGATCCGCAACGAGCACCCGCAGATCATCGCCACCATCCTGGTCCACCTGGACCGCGACCAGGCGTCGGAAATCCTGACCTACTTCACCGAGCGCCTGCGCAACGACACCGTCCTGCGCATTGCCACGCTCGACGGCATCCAGCCGAGCGCGCTGCGCGAGCTGAACGAAGTGCTGACCGCGCTGCTGCAGGGCAACGACCACCGCAAGAAGAGCACGCTGGGCGGCGTGCTCACGGCGGCCGAGATCCTCAACCTGGTGCCGAGCGCCTTGGAAAGCTCCGTCATCGAGGGCGTGCGCTCGCGCGATCCGGAGCTGGCCGATGCCATCGTCGAGAAGATGTTCGTCTTCGACAACCTGATCGACCTGGACAACCGCAGCCTGCAGACGATGCTGCGCGAGGTCGGCCAGGATGTGCTGGTGGTGGCGCTCAAGGGCGCCAAACAGGAGTTCCGCGACAAGGTGTTCGCCAACATGTCGCAGCGTGCCGGCCAGATGCTCAAGGAAGAGCTGGAAGTGCTGGGCCCGGTCAAGGTGTCGGAGGTCGAGACGCAGCAGAAGGAAATCCTGCAGATCGCCCGCCGCCTGGCCGACGAAGGCGAAATCACCATCGGCCGCAAGGCGGAGGACGCCTATGTCTGA
- a CDS encoding MarR family winged helix-turn-helix transcriptional regulator: protein MTDALALDQQLCFPLYAAGHLLTRLYRPLLDELGLTYPQYLVMLACWQQAPCAVGDLGRTLYLDTGTLTPLLKRLEEQGLVTRTRDRDDQRRVVIELTEAGRALRERAVKVPDALVCRIPLEPGEIGATREVLRKLLDALAVADDRA, encoded by the coding sequence GTGACCGACGCGCTGGCGCTCGATCAGCAGCTTTGCTTTCCCCTGTATGCCGCCGGGCACCTGCTGACCCGGCTGTACCGGCCCCTGCTCGACGAGTTGGGCCTGACCTATCCGCAATATCTTGTGATGCTGGCCTGCTGGCAGCAGGCGCCGTGCGCGGTGGGCGACCTCGGCCGCACGCTGTACCTGGACACCGGCACGCTGACGCCGCTGCTCAAGCGGCTGGAAGAACAGGGGCTGGTGACCCGCACCCGCGACCGCGACGACCAGCGCCGCGTGGTAATCGAACTGACGGAAGCCGGCCGGGCGCTGCGCGAACGCGCGGTCAAGGTGCCGGATGCGCTGGTGTGCCGGATTCCGCTCGAACCCGGCGAAATCGGCGCCACGCGGGAGGTGCTGCGCAAGCTGCTGGATGCGCTAGCGGTGGCGGACGACCGCGCGTAG
- a CDS encoding glycosyltransferase family 2 protein, with product MRRQPKPAKRPDLALVVIARNEAACIERCLRSARPHVDRMIVLDTGSTDATVAIAEACGAQVHQFTWVDDFSAARNAALRLADADWNLVMDADEWLESGAGELREACTFGPLLGVVCIQSLDDAGGTAQRTNTWIPRLLPRGVRYQGRVHEQPVASLRRVRLPLVFGHDGYVSAKLEKKRGRNAALLHAELADRPNDPYVRYQLGKETEINGKDPAQAADLYAQAAAGAPADAPYRHDACIRLLLCLRQSGRLDEAITRAGEWMDTWAASPDYFFVLGHLMFDAAVRHPDQAAEQWLPMAEHAFLRCLAIGDQPKLDDSVFGRGSFAAAENLAVVYRALNQPLKADEYQVLSQRLRTNPAVR from the coding sequence ATGCGCAGACAGCCCAAGCCGGCCAAGCGGCCTGACCTCGCGCTGGTCGTCATCGCGCGCAACGAGGCGGCCTGCATCGAGCGCTGCCTGCGCAGCGCCCGGCCCCATGTCGACCGCATGATCGTGCTCGACACGGGCTCGACCGACGCGACCGTCGCCATTGCCGAGGCCTGCGGCGCGCAGGTCCACCAGTTCACCTGGGTCGACGATTTTTCCGCCGCCCGGAATGCCGCGCTGCGGTTGGCCGATGCCGACTGGAACCTGGTGATGGACGCCGACGAGTGGCTGGAGAGCGGCGCCGGCGAACTGCGCGAAGCCTGCACGTTCGGCCCCCTGCTTGGGGTGGTCTGCATCCAGAGCCTGGACGACGCCGGCGGCACCGCGCAGCGGACCAACACCTGGATTCCGCGCCTGCTGCCGCGCGGCGTCCGCTACCAGGGCCGCGTCCACGAGCAGCCGGTCGCGTCGCTGCGGCGCGTGCGGCTACCGCTGGTGTTCGGCCACGACGGCTATGTCAGCGCCAAGCTGGAAAAGAAGCGCGGCCGCAATGCCGCGCTGCTGCACGCGGAGCTGGCCGATCGCCCGAACGATCCCTATGTCCGGTACCAGCTAGGCAAGGAAACGGAAATCAACGGCAAGGATCCGGCACAAGCCGCTGACCTCTATGCGCAGGCCGCTGCCGGCGCGCCGGCCGACGCGCCCTATCGGCACGACGCCTGCATCCGCCTGCTGCTGTGCCTGAGGCAATCGGGCCGGCTCGACGAGGCGATCACCCGCGCCGGCGAGTGGATGGACACCTGGGCCGCATCGCCCGATTACTTCTTCGTGCTCGGGCACCTCATGTTCGATGCGGCGGTCAGGCACCCCGACCAGGCCGCGGAGCAATGGCTGCCGATGGCGGAGCACGCCTTCCTGCGCTGCCTGGCCATCGGCGACCAGCCGAAACTCGACGACAGCGTCTTCGGACGCGGCAGCTTCGCGGCGGCCGAGAACCTGGCCGTCGTCTACCGTGCCCTGAACCAGCCGCTGAAAGCCGACGAATACCAGGTGCTGTCGCAGCGGCTGAGAACGAACCCGGCCGTGCGCTGA
- a CDS encoding flagellar protein FliT → MFRNLPIKDSESLFICYEAIARLTAEMVAAADVGNWEVVSTLERESATYVEMLRRSEPHPPLSHADLERKRALLVRILEDDARVRAVVHPRLDRLQKRIDTARRATSASLAYGSMARF, encoded by the coding sequence ATGTTCCGGAACCTACCGATCAAGGACAGCGAAAGCCTGTTCATTTGCTATGAAGCCATCGCACGGCTGACCGCCGAGATGGTCGCCGCAGCCGATGTGGGCAACTGGGAAGTCGTCAGCACGCTCGAGCGCGAAAGCGCCACCTACGTCGAGATGCTGCGTCGCTCCGAGCCCCATCCGCCGCTGTCGCACGCGGATCTCGAGCGCAAGCGCGCGCTGCTCGTGCGCATTCTCGAAGACGATGCGCGGGTGCGGGCCGTGGTGCATCCCAGGCTCGACCGCCTGCAGAAGCGCATCGACACGGCGCGCCGCGCCACCAGCGCCAGCCTGGCCTACGGCAGCATGGCGCGCTTCTAG
- the fliS gene encoding flagellar export chaperone FliS, protein MYAAHRAIGAYAQVGVETSVVDASPHRLIAMLFEAARAAISLASAAMQRGDVQVKLRAFDKVISIIGQGLQSSLDRERGGEIATQLDTLYDYMLRRLLLANATNDVAILEEVDRLLAPLQEAWGEIGKPGVVAGHLSVVS, encoded by the coding sequence ATGTACGCAGCACACCGTGCCATCGGTGCCTACGCGCAAGTCGGCGTTGAAACGTCCGTGGTGGACGCCAGCCCGCACCGGCTGATCGCCATGCTGTTCGAAGCGGCGCGCGCCGCCATCAGCCTGGCATCGGCCGCCATGCAGCGCGGCGATGTGCAGGTCAAGCTGCGCGCCTTCGACAAGGTCATCTCGATCATCGGCCAGGGCCTGCAGTCCAGCCTGGACCGCGAGCGCGGCGGCGAAATCGCCACGCAGCTCGACACGCTATACGATTACATGCTGCGTCGGCTGTTGCTGGCCAATGCGACCAACGATGTGGCGATCCTGGAAGAAGTCGATCGCTTGCTGGCGCCGTTGCAGGAAGCCTGGGGCGAGATCGGCAAGCCCGGTGTCGTCGCAGGCCATCTGAGTGTCGTGAGCTGA
- the fliE gene encoding flagellar hook-basal body complex protein FliE: MDITNANSVVSLMNSVLAPSSKVGGLSGSAGDSAKVSIDFGAVLKSSLDKVDASQQKAETLSRSFELGNNDVDLHDVMLSLQKANIDLQTAVQVRNKMVSAYQNIMSMSI; the protein is encoded by the coding sequence ATGGACATTACGAACGCCAACTCGGTCGTCTCGCTGATGAACAGCGTGCTGGCACCGTCCAGCAAAGTCGGCGGCCTCAGCGGCAGCGCCGGCGACAGCGCCAAGGTCAGCATCGATTTCGGCGCGGTGCTGAAATCGTCGCTCGACAAGGTCGACGCTTCGCAGCAGAAGGCCGAAACCCTGTCGCGCAGCTTCGAGCTGGGCAACAACGACGTTGACCTGCACGACGTCATGCTGTCGTTGCAGAAGGCCAACATCGACCTGCAGACCGCGGTGCAGGTGCGCAACAAGATGGTCTCGGCTTACCAGAACATCATGAGCATGTCGATCTGA
- the fliF gene encoding flagellar basal-body MS-ring/collar protein FliF — translation MPTTADSVAVADTLGTVEMPAVGQGAIVRQNAGALGALGPLGRLSPRMLAMIAVAAVVAVIAAATLWSRAPDYRVLYSNVADSDGGAIIAALQQMNVPYRFADGGSAIMVPEANVHEARLKLAAQGLPKGGLAGFELMENQKFGTSQFVEQVNYQRALEGELARTIQAMQEVQSARVHLALSKPSVFVREQVKPSASVLLKLYPGRMLDRSQVQAIGHLLASSVPDLPLANVTVVDQSGRLLSAAFQDNASGLDPTQLNYVRDIEQGYIKRIEAILGPVLGEDNVRAQVTANVDLDNTEQMAETYRPNQDPANGAVRSTHTSESTQNKAGAQGGVPGALSNQPPTAPRMLPTAPAPAAQQAAAGQNAQNGQNGQQPAAAGTGQAAANGVESSARDITTNYEVDKTVRRTRAAVGTVRRLSVAVVVNYRADGKTWKPLSDAEMTKLNALVKDAVGYDAKRGDSVNVVNSQFSGTLPTSKDDLPLWKQPEMIHYAIQAAKYGALAIGFLILVFAVIRPLIRSMNKKDELATATFVGREGEDPNAPIITGAAAPAGPELEGPSSAAIDGDDIPEELPQLKQSRDFEQKLETMRRVAQQNPRAVAAVIKQWVSNE, via the coding sequence ATGCCAACGACAGCAGATTCCGTCGCTGTCGCCGACACGCTCGGTACGGTTGAAATGCCAGCGGTGGGCCAGGGCGCGATCGTGCGCCAGAATGCAGGGGCGCTGGGCGCGCTCGGGCCGCTGGGCCGCCTGTCGCCGCGCATGCTGGCGATGATCGCCGTCGCGGCGGTGGTCGCCGTGATCGCCGCCGCCACGCTGTGGAGCCGGGCACCCGACTATCGCGTCCTGTACAGCAATGTGGCGGATAGCGACGGCGGTGCCATCATCGCCGCGCTGCAGCAGATGAACGTGCCGTACCGCTTCGCGGACGGCGGCAGCGCCATCATGGTGCCCGAAGCCAACGTGCACGAGGCCCGCCTGAAGCTGGCGGCGCAGGGGCTGCCCAAGGGCGGCCTGGCCGGCTTCGAACTGATGGAGAACCAGAAGTTCGGCACCAGCCAGTTTGTCGAACAGGTCAATTACCAGCGCGCCCTGGAGGGCGAGCTGGCCCGCACCATCCAAGCCATGCAGGAGGTGCAGTCCGCCCGCGTGCACCTGGCGCTGTCCAAGCCGTCGGTGTTCGTGCGCGAGCAGGTCAAGCCCAGCGCCTCGGTGCTGCTCAAGCTGTATCCCGGCCGCATGCTCGACCGCTCCCAGGTGCAGGCCATCGGCCACCTGCTCGCCAGCAGCGTGCCGGACCTGCCGCTTGCCAACGTGACGGTGGTCGACCAGTCGGGCCGGCTGCTGTCGGCGGCGTTCCAGGACAACGCCTCGGGTCTGGACCCGACCCAGCTCAATTACGTCCGCGACATCGAGCAGGGCTACATCAAGCGCATCGAGGCCATCCTCGGCCCGGTGCTGGGCGAAGACAACGTGCGCGCCCAGGTGACCGCCAACGTCGACCTCGACAACACCGAGCAGATGGCCGAGACCTACCGTCCGAACCAGGACCCGGCCAACGGCGCGGTGCGCAGCACGCATACCAGCGAATCGACGCAGAACAAGGCCGGCGCCCAGGGCGGCGTGCCGGGTGCGCTGTCCAACCAGCCGCCGACCGCGCCGCGCATGCTGCCGACCGCGCCGGCGCCCGCCGCGCAGCAGGCTGCCGCCGGACAGAACGCTCAGAATGGCCAGAACGGTCAGCAGCCGGCCGCCGCCGGCACCGGTCAGGCCGCGGCCAACGGCGTCGAGTCCAGCGCGCGCGACATCACCACCAACTACGAAGTCGACAAGACCGTGCGCCGCACCCGCGCCGCGGTGGGCACCGTGCGCCGCCTGTCGGTGGCCGTGGTGGTCAACTACCGCGCCGACGGCAAGACGTGGAAGCCGCTGTCGGATGCCGAGATGACCAAGCTCAACGCGCTGGTCAAGGACGCCGTGGGCTATGACGCCAAGCGCGGCGATTCGGTGAACGTGGTCAACAGCCAGTTCTCGGGCACGCTGCCGACGTCCAAGGACGACCTGCCGCTGTGGAAGCAGCCGGAGATGATCCACTACGCCATTCAGGCCGCCAAGTACGGTGCGCTGGCGATCGGGTTCCTGATCCTGGTGTTCGCCGTGATCCGTCCGCTGATCCGTTCGATGAACAAGAAGGACGAGCTCGCCACGGCCACCTTCGTGGGCCGCGAGGGCGAAGACCCGAACGCGCCGATCATCACCGGCGCGGCGGCCCCGGCCGGTCCGGAGCTCGAAGGCCCGTCGTCGGCCGCAATCGACGGCGACGACATCCCGGAAGAGCTGCCGCAGCTCAAGCAGAGCCGCGATTTCGAACAGAAGCTGGAGACGATGCGCCGCGTCGCCCAGCAGAACCCGCGCGCGGTCGCGGCCGTCATCAAGCAATGGGTGAGTAACGAATGA
- a CDS encoding glycosyltransferase family 32 protein: MIPKTLHFIWIGDEAKRPDNCIQTWARLNPDYQIKIWGNDTLAQHTWLNARHMDAMLDREFNGVADMMRWEILYREGGIVVDADSICIRALDDALLDCEAFACWESEIARPGLIAAGYFGCRAKNPFVHQIMQDIHREPSVVHDRAWKTVGPQRLTESYQRYQYHPLRILPSHYFIPEHFTGVKYSGPGPVYANQMWGSTKNTYQSLHLQQFNADGNIVAQAGADEAAAATPAQADTAPTPTPEPTPAAQPQAQPAPSRSPLEAAHDPYFVQRVPISTDIMNLSRVDVFRKLCAGQRVLHIGCADWPITDPKTSLHLALESVCAKLDGFDIHAEALEALAPYTCGKLFSRFEDIVDQYDIVLVPEVMEHVPNTAEFLAQLDALDAASYAITVPDAFQCRARHFDYLHDAQTFVEVVHPDHNCWYTPYTFSNTIRKYTPWAIDGMWFFNAISLFMLASKRR, translated from the coding sequence ATGATCCCCAAGACACTTCACTTCATCTGGATCGGCGACGAGGCCAAGCGGCCCGACAATTGCATCCAGACCTGGGCCAGGCTCAACCCGGACTACCAGATCAAGATCTGGGGGAACGACACGCTGGCGCAGCACACGTGGCTCAACGCACGCCACATGGACGCCATGCTCGACCGCGAATTCAACGGCGTGGCCGACATGATGCGCTGGGAGATCCTCTACCGCGAAGGCGGCATCGTGGTGGATGCCGACAGCATCTGCATCCGAGCGCTGGACGACGCCCTGCTCGATTGCGAGGCGTTCGCCTGCTGGGAAAGCGAGATCGCACGCCCGGGGCTGATCGCGGCGGGCTATTTCGGGTGCCGGGCGAAGAATCCGTTCGTCCACCAGATCATGCAGGACATCCACCGGGAGCCGTCGGTCGTGCACGACCGGGCCTGGAAGACGGTCGGCCCCCAGCGCCTGACCGAGTCATACCAGCGCTACCAGTACCATCCGCTGCGCATCCTGCCGAGCCACTACTTCATCCCCGAGCATTTCACCGGCGTGAAGTACAGCGGGCCCGGCCCGGTGTATGCCAACCAGATGTGGGGCAGCACCAAGAACACCTACCAGAGCCTGCACCTGCAGCAGTTCAACGCCGACGGCAACATCGTGGCGCAGGCCGGCGCGGACGAAGCGGCCGCGGCCACCCCGGCCCAAGCGGACACGGCACCGACGCCAACGCCAGAGCCAACGCCGGCGGCCCAACCCCAGGCCCAGCCCGCCCCGTCCCGCTCGCCGCTGGAGGCCGCGCACGATCCCTACTTCGTGCAGCGCGTGCCGATCAGCACGGACATCATGAACCTGAGCCGCGTCGACGTCTTCCGCAAGCTCTGCGCCGGCCAGCGCGTGCTGCATATCGGCTGCGCCGACTGGCCGATCACCGATCCCAAGACCTCGCTGCACCTGGCGCTGGAATCGGTGTGCGCGAAACTCGACGGCTTCGATATCCACGCGGAAGCGCTCGAGGCGCTGGCGCCCTATACGTGCGGCAAGCTGTTCTCCCGCTTCGAGGACATCGTCGACCAGTACGACATCGTGCTGGTGCCCGAGGTCATGGAGCACGTGCCCAACACGGCCGAGTTCCTGGCGCAGCTCGACGCGCTCGACGCCGCCTCGTACGCCATCACCGTGCCGGACGCCTTCCAGTGCCGCGCCCGGCATTTCGACTACCTGCACGACGCGCAGACCTTTGTCGAGGTCGTGCACCCCGACCACAACTGCTGGTACACGCCCTACACGTTCTCGAACACAATCCGGAAGTACACGCCCTGGGCGATCGACGGGATGTGGTTCTTCAATGCGATCTCGCTGTTCATGCTGGCCAGCAAGCGCCGCTGA
- the fliH gene encoding flagellar assembly protein FliH: protein MPRPPIIPRDTLVDCHPWEPTDFLRQAELAAAAAAPPPPPPPPPEPEPEPPQEPPISEEEWQAMLEAELANARDEGRRDGFAQGFQDGFEQGRRQGEEDSRQIAALMQSVHEAIDQMNGSVAEELVGLALQLAQQFLRGALRAQPERILPLVREVLGDAPTTPAPAMLRVHADDAELIRQALGTELAAANWTLLVDAAIERGGCRVQTRFGETDATLQTRWSELTRALGRDTAWIASERVDAERVAGGALHVA, encoded by the coding sequence ATGCCGCGCCCGCCCATCATCCCGCGCGATACGCTGGTCGACTGCCATCCGTGGGAGCCGACCGACTTCCTGCGCCAGGCCGAGCTGGCCGCCGCCGCGGCGGCACCGCCGCCTCCGCCGCCTCCGCCGCCCGAGCCGGAGCCCGAGCCGCCCCAGGAGCCGCCGATTTCCGAAGAGGAATGGCAGGCCATGCTGGAGGCCGAGCTGGCCAACGCCCGCGACGAAGGCCGCCGCGACGGCTTTGCCCAGGGTTTCCAGGACGGCTTCGAGCAGGGCCGCCGGCAGGGCGAGGAAGATTCCCGGCAGATCGCCGCGCTGATGCAGTCGGTGCACGAGGCCATCGACCAGATGAACGGCAGCGTCGCCGAAGAGCTGGTCGGCCTGGCGCTGCAGCTGGCGCAGCAGTTCCTGCGCGGCGCGCTGCGTGCCCAGCCCGAGCGCATCCTGCCGCTGGTGCGCGAAGTGCTGGGCGATGCGCCCACCACGCCGGCGCCCGCCATGCTGCGCGTGCATGCGGACGACGCCGAACTGATCCGCCAGGCGCTGGGCACCGAACTGGCCGCCGCCAACTGGACACTGCTGGTCGATGCCGCCATCGAGCGCGGCGGTTGCCGCGTGCAGACCCGCTTCGGCGAGACCGACGCCACCCTGCAGACGCGCTGGTCCGAGCTGACCCGCGCACTGGGCCGCGACACCGCCTGGATCGCCAGCGAGCGGGTCGACGCCGAGCGCGTGGCGGGAGGAGCGCTCCATGTTGCCTGA